gttgcccaggctgatctcgaactcctaagctcaagggatccttccgcctcagcctcccaaagtgccaggatttacaggcatgagccatcatgcccagcctgagcTTTAGGCATTTTGCAGCATAGAAATGAGGttataatataatgaaataatatgggccaggtgcggtggctcacgcctgtaatcccagcactttgggaggccgagacggacagatcacctgaagtcaggagttcaagaccagcctggccaatatgaagaaatctcgtctctactaaaaatacaaaaattagccaggtgtggtggcatgcgccctataatcccagctacttgggaggctgagacagaggaatcgcttgaacccaggaggcagaggttgcagtgagccaagatcgcaccattgcaccctagcctgggcaacaacagtgaaactccatcaaaaagaaagaaagaaagagagagagagagagagaaagaaagaaagaaaaagaaagaaagaaagaaagaaatgtgggaAAAATGCTTCATAAACTGGCAAGGGCTATTGATTGTGAGGTGTTGTTATTACTGGTAAAGGTGGGGCTAAATGTGATCCTGGGAGCATCACTCCTGAGCAGCTGTGCTGTTGGTTGGTCTGGCTCAACAGAGTCCTCTAAGGATAGCTTGTCCTGGTGCCTGGATCCTCAAGCCTGATGAGACGGTGGATCTAGGTCCAAGGTGGTCAGATGATCTCACCTACCAAAGTGTGTTTCCCCGATATTGAAGGGAATGAAAGACACACCAAAGAGGAGGACATCTTTTGATAGATGTCCACATTCTACTTTTATTGTGGAATAATTTTGGGCGCATATGTGCCGGATAGTATACTGAGCCCATGTACTTTTAAACTGCTGGATAAAGAACTGTGTGGGTATATATACCTGTTTGTCAGTtcagtttgctttgtttttcattaaaatagcATCTATAGGTACTCCATAATCCTGGGGTAGGGCATTGATGGTGTGATCACACCCACAGGTTGGGATTACCTGACCTTCTGTCCTCGACATTTTCCTTGGTGACATCCTACCAGGAAAGGATATGTCCCCCTTCAACTGCTGTGGGGGTTGGGATGCAGAGGCATGACCCCCTTTcttcccctgcccctccctgacATGAGATGCTCTATGATAGAGGTAACTGGGGCGGGGAGTGAAACAGAATGTAGGTTTTCGGGGAGGAAGTGTTGGGGTCACATGCTGCTTCTCCTGCTTTCTTACATAGGTGCTTCAGCGAAGAGTCCTGCGTCTCCATCCCTGAAGTGGAGGGCTACGTGGTGGTCCTTCAGCCTGACGCCCCCCAGATCCTGCTGAGTGGCACTGCTCATTTTGCCCGCCCAGCTGTGGACTTTGAGGGAACCGAGGGTGTCCCTTTGTTCCCTGATCTTCAAATCACCTGCTCCATTTCTCACCAGGTGGAGGCCAAAAAGGATGAGAGTTGGCAGGGCACAGGTAAGGACGACTTCGGGGAGTAACACCATCCAGAGAACCAGCCAGTGTCTGGAGTCAGAGTGTGGGAGAACTCCTGGGGCTGGAAGCAGAAAGCGACTCCATCCTGTGTTTGTTTGACTGAACAACTTACCTTTAAGAAGGAGAGCAAGTGGAAAACACGTGGGTGGAAATGAATTGTTGCATAATGATATTCTTGAAAATGATGCTGACTTCCCTCTCCCTGGCcctggaaagggagggagagtggTGATGAGGGCATGGTTGGGTCTCAGAACCTCTGTGGGCCCTTTGGCTCTGACCCAGACCCTACTCTCCTCAACCCAGTGACAGACACACGCATGTCGGATGAGATTGTGCACAACCTGGATGGCTGTGAAATTTCTCTGGTGGGGGATGACCTGGATCCCGAGCGGGAAAGCCTGCTCCTGGACACAACCTCTCTGCAGCAGCGGGGGCTGGAGCTCACCAACACATCAGCCTACCTCACCATTGCTGGTCAGTGGGGCCTGAGGGCctgtcctctgtgtgtgtgtgcccctCCCAAAAAGTAAGGGCCTAGGAAGCCCAGAGGGTCCTCCTTCCAGGTCCAGGGATGTGGACAAGTGCCGTTTTGCATTTTCCTAGCCTAGAAGATCCTCTGGCTTTGATTGTCCCTAGGGGAGGCGTGCTGGGTTTAGGCtccgaatgcttctgtcttcCTGCTCCTCTCCATAGCCTGGCTCACCTCCACTTCTGGTCCCACTCCTGTTTCCATTCAGGCTTCTcgccttcctctcctccttcggCTCATCTCTGCCCAGCTTTCTAACCCTCTAGCTGTCTGTTTGTTACCGGTCATCTCTGTTGTTCAGCTCACTCATCTCACGTGCACACCAGAGCTTTACAAGAAGTACTCATCTCTTAGTGAGTAGTGGGAGTGATGATTTGGTAGTTTCCAAAGGAAGCCAGGAGGGAGAATGGAGAAGATGGAGATAATcagttcccttctatttccaCTCCTTTCCAGGGCTCACTGAGGACTTctgtattttcctctttctcataTTCCCTCCTGCTTGCCGTCTCCCTTTCTGTCTTTATCTCCTTCTTTCCATTCCTCCTCAGAACCTACAGAGCAGGAAATGGAGCCTTGATCTCTCCATCCTAGTTAGTCAGAGTGGGCAGGGATGGAGGGGAGCATCTCTCCCTTTGACCTCAGGTCGCACTTCTGCGGAGATGGGGCTGACCTGCTCTACAGCTTGTGTGGCGTCAGCTGGTGGGAGTCCAGGAGAGAGGGTCCTGCCCAGGTCCTGCCTCCACTGGCCCCTGCCCTGAGGTGCTTCCTCATCCCCAGGGGTGGAGAGCATCACTGTGTATGAAGAGATCCTGAGGCAGGCTCGTTATCGGCTGCGACACGGAGCTGCCCTCTACACCAGGAAGTTCCGGCTTTCCTGCTCGGAAATGAATGGCCGTTACTCCAGCAATGAATTCATCGTGGAGGTACCCAGAGAGTCTCCTTCCTTCCACAGTTACCCACCCCCAGAAAGGAGCTGAGGTGGCATGGACTCAAAATGTTAGTTGGTGGGCATGGACATGGCAGCGTGGAGGGCTGCTGGACCTTGCAGTGGGTGGAGGAGAAGGAGATGGGGGCAGTAGTTAGGAGATGGGGCTGGGGTCTAGACAAGTGGGGAGGACCTGGGAGAAGCGCGTGTGCCCACGGAGCCCTCCCTCTGCCCAGGTCAATGTCCTGCACAGCATGAACCGGGTTGCCCACCCCAGCCACGTGCTCAGCTCCCAGCAGTTCCTGCACCGTGGTCACCAGCCCCCGCCTGAGATGGCTGGACACAGCCTGGCCAGCTCCCACAGAAACTCCAGTACGTAAGCCTGGTGGGGCTgggcagggagaggcaggtggcAGGTGAGTGGGTTGGGACAGGTATCCTCCCCCTCCACCTCTGGgagaggacaaggtgggtggagcAATGGGTTCTGTTCCCTGTGGTACCTGCCTTAGTTGACAGCTATGGACCAATCCCTCTCTCCCTTGGGATCATTCACTTTCCCTTGTGAAGAACATGAGCCTTGTGTCATTGTAGGGATGCTTATGCCTGCAGTCATAAAGTCAGTGTGGGTTCAGGCGTGTTTGTTATACCTGATGatgcctccttccccagccccaagCAATATCAAATTAGCCCTGGACCTAGGATCCTCTGTGGTGAAACTATCAActatttactaagcacctactatgtactagcACTGTCCTAAGATGATCTAAATGATTTATAGGATAGATCAGTCCCTATCCCCAAGGAGAGAATTGGTACTATTACATGTAAAATTATGTGCTACGTACGCAGTCACAagaatatttctaaaaaatatatgcaaatatgcaaAGCGTTACATTCAGATGGAGTGCTGCCCTTCAAAGCAACCTGGCCGTGGTCCCAGAGGCTCCCGGTCATGGTCTTTTACGAATGGTgcaattttattttcaacttttgtgTTGCGTAATTGtagaaaaaccagaaaatatcaaatatttcttttaaagaagaaaaatcaggccaggcacagtggctcacgcctgtaatcccaacacactaggctgagtcaggaggctcacttgagcccaggagtttgagaccagcctgggcaacacagtgagactctgtctttacaaaaaataaaaaaaattagctgggcatggtggcaggtgcctgtagtcccagctacttgggaggctgaggtaggaggatctcttgggcctgtgaggccaaggctgcagtgagccatgatcacaccactgcactccagtctgggagacagagcaaggctctgtcttaaagaaaaaaaaaaaaaaaaaaagaaagaagaagacgAGGAAAACTCAGCCATAATTCCATCAGAGAGGAAACCACTGATAATATGAGTATTCTGTTCCAGTCTTTTTTCTatgcttaatttttcctttttagaaagtTAGGATTAGCCTATTTTGTAACCTGATATTTACACTTCATATTATAAAACAAGTATTTTCCCACATTATTAAAAATTGCAAATGATGCTGATGTTGTTGAAAGTGATTTTTGGAACCCCTTCTTAGAATTGCTTTCAGAGCCAATTTATGAGgtgcatttatttttgttattttttggacATAACTTGCTTTTGACCCGGTTCAGTGTTACTCAACTTCATCACCCAGTTTTGCCAAAGTTGGCTCTggatataattttaagtttttaaacatTAAACCCACTCTCAAAGGCCATAGATCGGTCACCTTTGAAAAGAGTCAAAAGGTTGTGTCACAGGCTTTTGAGAATTGAAGGCAATTCTCAAAGGAGTCCACTAGTGCTTTCTGGGAAGAAATCTGTGGTCTCTGAACACTATGTGAAAGTACAGAACTTATTTCAACATATGTGATgggtaataataattataacaaacaCAGGGTGCTCtcatcatgtgccaggcactgtgctcggGGGATTACGCTTATTAACTCATTTAGCCATCGTAAACAACCAATGAAATGGGTACCAGAATTATCCCCTTTACAGGCAAGGACACAGAGGCACAGGGAGTTCAAGTGCCTtacccaagttcacacagctagaaagtaagTGGAACCAGGATTTAAATCCAGGAGGCATGATTCCAGTCTGTGCACTAACCATGGCCCTCACCCCTCTCCCCAGATGTTTGATGCTTTAAAAAAGATTAGTCTTATTACTTTAGAGTTGCATATAATTAGGGGGAGCCCCTGAGGGGCTTCCCAGGGTTTTCTGACTGAGGCCAGCTCCTCTGATGCCCCCAGGGATTCAGTCTGGCTTCCTCTCCTTGTGCAGCGGCCACCACCTACACTGtctcttatgttttttttttttttttttttttctgggactgGCTCCCTTCTTCCTTGCTGTCCCTGAAAACAACCGCAGAGGCTTTTGGGagggggagacagggtcttgttctgtcgcctaggctggagagcagtggtaatcctggctcactggagccttgaactcctgagctcaagcaatcctcctgccttagccccctgaggagcagatgcatgccactatgcctggctatttttaagactttttatagagacaaggtctcactttgttgctcaggctggtcttgaactccgaggCTCAAGCGGTCAtcctggctcagcttcccagagtgctgggattacaggtgtgagctgccgcacttGGACTTGCAGAGGCCTTTTTCAGTGTTCTACTGTGATTCACTATAGCAAGTAGGTGGAAGTGAGGATTAGTGGGGAATATAAGGCATAACCAAGCTGCAAAGATGAGAGAAGTTTCACATAGTATTTAGTCAATAGAGACATGTTAGCAAGCTAAAgctatttatttcaaataaactcTTGAGGCCAgctgtatatttttttccttcttgtgaTTCCATAGCACTTTCTCCAGTTCTTTCATTGGGGATCATTCCACTCAATCTTTTCTGGTTGGATACTAGGTCCTGCTACTCTGATTAGGCTCAAGGTAGATAGGGGTGCTGCCTGGCCTGGTGAGATTCTCGATCCTTACTTTCTTTGGTATAAGGCCCCAGGTGAGAGACTTCTTGTTCTAGGAGCCCAGCACCTTCTCCCCTGAGTGTCCAGCTGCCCTGCATGGGCTGGCCTGGCGGGCAGCGTTTCTCACCCCTCAGCCCCTGGAGGAGTGTCTGTTCACGGCACCCTTTCACTTCCCCTCGGTGAAGCCCAGTCTCCCCATCCTTTGTTCTGAGCTCATGTCCAGGCTGATCAAGCTTCCCTCAGATTTCAGTTGAGAGCAGCAGTTTTCCTTTGCTTCTTCTCTTATTTTGACCTGAATAGGACACAGAGTTCGTAGCTTCCCTGAGGGCACTGGTGATTGGCATGCCTGAGCCGACAGGCCATTCACCGCATAAAACCCTTTCCATATGCCTTTTCTGACTCCGCAAGGTGCTCCCTCCCTTTCACCTACAAATCTCGAGTGGTGTTGCAGAACTGTGGTTTCACAATATCAAACCATTCTAAACATGCAGAAGCAGTGAGAGGTACGATCTCCTCCAGTGGCACAGAGGCCCATTGCTCTAAATCTCCTAAGTGCActagagaaagagagatgaaTGTGAACTGGAACCAGGGTAAACTGGAACAGTCAGGGGAGATTTTGTGGCACATGTAGAGTTTGCATTTGGACCTGAACTGTAAAAGGGATTTTTGGATGGGTGTGAGAGAGAATGGGAATTTGAGAACCGGGGGTAGATAGGTGGTTAAGAGTGTTTATGGTTAGAGAGAATAAGGTTGGTTGAGAAGAGCGAGCCGGATGATGAGGGTATTATGTATCTACTCATATCAAATTTTGATGCCtaccagaatcacctggggagctttaaaaactcTCGGCACCTAAATTACACCCTAGAATGTCTAGGGGGTGGCAGCCATGTgtcagtggtttttaaaaatcccatgtAATCTTTAAAAGTTTGGGAATAATTCTCCTCTTTTGTTTCCTACAAGTATCTGAAGCTTTGCAGAAAGAGTTACAAAGCAAtaggacaaaaagaaaatgaatgaggaAGTAAGGAGGAACAGGTAATGATGAAATAAGGATCCAATGAAGCCAGGGAATAAAGTCAGCTCATAACATGCATACTATGAGATGCTATGCAGTTGCTACCACGGGCCAGAATTTTGACCCTGAGCTTCTTCGAAGCTAAAGCAAAAGGAAACCTGAGCAGTTCTGAGAGCCGTGATAGGAGCCAAACGCTATTGCATGAAAAGCCCTGGGAGTGCGGGGGTAGAAAGAAATCTCTCCCGAGGCTCTTTGCAAAGAGAGCACCATGTGGGGCCGTGGACAGGGCTTTCCACTGTCCTCGCAATCCCATGGACCATTTGCTAAGTCACCCCTTAATGTTGGCTCTGGAGGTCATTCAAGGCCAGAATTAACTGCTCAGATCTCATGTAGCAAGAAAAGCTGACGGTACTTCTTAAATTCTTGATTTTTATCTGTAGCTGATTTAAAAatcctcccatctccctgggctcCTGACTCATCTTAAACTAATTAACCAGACTTGTTTGCTTGTAGATAGAGTGTCTGCATTTTGTCTTTCCTGTGGTCATTTCTTATTGTCCTGGCAATGAACCTGTCATTTCCTTCATTAGGCCAGGAGCTCGGAGGGACACTGCATTGATTAGGGCGCAAACCAGCTTTAGCTCGTCATCGTTGTGTGCTTAGAGCAAGTttacctgctttggcctccactCTGAGGGTGGGGTCACCACCCCTTCTGGAGCCTGGGCTTAGCCACTGGGCCCATCTGCCAGTGAAGGCACTGCCCCTGGGTCTGGTCTGTTGACATGGAGACCTGAGAGGCACTGTTTCCTGCAGATGGGCAGGAGAGACAGCTCTGTCCCCTCCTCCCTTATCCCCCATTCCCAGGAAGTTGAGAAATACTGATCCAGCCAGTCCTGTCTTCACCTTGGAACCAGTGTCGAGGGAGTGTGCCCCAGCAGAGTCTGTTCTAATTGGCTAGTGGCCTCAAGTGGGCTGTGGGTCAGGATGGGGACCAACTTGGCAGACAGCCATCAGGGCGGCCTCAGGGAGGTGTGTGGCCTGCCCAGGCAGGGCATTCTCCACACACCTAGTTGGCCCTGGAGTGTGTGGCAGCTGAGTGGGCTGGCTGCTGGGGAGAGGGGCGCTGCAGcagggtgtgggtgtgagtgtgaggAGCTCCTGGGCCATGCGCTTCCCTACGCTCTGCTCTGTCTATTGACACATGAGTCTCAGGCTGTAGGTAATTTGCGGACGGGGCTGGAATGTGATGTGTGTATTTTTCTAGGGGCTTGCTTGTGTGACTGCtggtctctgtgtgtgtttggggcACACATACATGGAATAGTCCCTCAGCAACGGGACTGCCCAGGGAGGAGCTGCTGTGTATGCATTGTGGGCAGGGGTGTGCACCCATGTGGGGAGTAGTGACCCAGCTGCCCGTaagggccctgggcctggaggTGCGTGTGTGGGGTCTCTACCTCCACCTGCTGTCCCTGGGGCTGCGGGCTTTCCTACTTTTCTTCCTTGTGCTTCTTcgagagctgtgtgtgtgtgtgcaggaggcaggcagggctgtGCTCATGGCGGCTCGCTCTGTGGCCCTCACGGCCCACGTCTGTAGTGTCTATGTCTTCCTTCAGGGGGTTGCCTGGTCTGCCCAGCTGGTGGGGAGCTGGGTGATGCTGCACATATGGCTCTACCGTGCCTTGCTGGAGACCCCCAAACGCGTTCCTTTACTCCCGCAGTGTGAGCAGGCGGCCAGGTGGCTGGTGTGGGCCAGCATGCAGGCTGGCAAAGGCCTGGCTCGGGTGTGGGGTGTGGCAACCTTTGTGCAGCTGTGTGCCCACACGGTCTTCCTGAGCATGTACCTGTGCATGCACATCTGCTTTGCCGCCATCAGCTCTAAGGTCCGTGTGAGAGTGAACGCACTGTTCTGTGTCTCAGTGCCCTTGAAGGTCCATGCCCCTCTGAGCCTGGGCATCAAAGTGGGGCTGCAGGGCCAGAAGCATGGGAGAGCCACGGGGGAGGCAGGTATGCCTCAGGGGGAGATGTTGGGGAAGCAGGAACCCCAGACGTCCAGGAGCCCCAAGCCCACCAGGAGAAGGGAGGTGTCACGGAGTGAGCTCAGTCCAGGTGGGTAAGGGAAGGGGCTGCTCTGTGCCCCTTGGACTTGTCCCCAGCCTCAGGTGCTAGTGCCCTCTTCCTGCAGCCAGCCCAGGCTTGGAGCCTGCATCTCCTCCTGCTCAGCCAAGCCCGTGTGGTGgcccctcctctccctcactGGGCACTGGCACCTCTTTCCTAGGCTGAGTGGTCTCTGGGGAAGGCACAGGTGGAATGACAGGGGCAGATTCCAGTCCTTGCCCTCTGTCCTCTGCGAATAGGGCTGTTCATGACAGTGTTGGGCAGGGAGGCTTTTTCCTCCTCTGCCCTTGCCTCTCTGTACACCTGCCTCCCTCTGTGTTTGTTCCTTTGCCTTGCAGCagctcccttcctcccctttcgTCTCCCGCCCTTCCTGGTGGGCTGTTTCTCTTCTGGCTTCTCCAGGTGTTCCTCTCTTCTCAGCCACTGTGCGTTCTGCCCTGGGAGTCCTTCAGCCCGGGCTGCCTCTTTTCCTACCCAGCCCCCTGTCCAAGTGCCCCCAGGTGTGCCTGGTCACGCTCTGCTCACCCCCGCGCTCTCTCTGCAGTGATACCCAGCGCCGCAACCCTCATCATTGTGGTGTGCGTGGGCTTCCTGGTGCTCATGGTCGTCCTGGGCCTGGTGCGCATCCATTCCCTTCACCGCCGCGTCTCAGGGGCCGGCGGGCCTCCAGGGGCCTCCAGTGACCCCAAGGACCCAGACCTCTTCTGGGATGACTCAGCTCTCACCATCATTGTGAACCCCATGGAGGTGAGAGGCCTGGGGAAGCGGGGTTCTGTAGGGTCAAGACTGTGGAGCACACACGGTGAGGACTCCTGAGGAGGGGCAGGCCTGGGTGGAGGCTGTTCGCAGAGCTGCAgtgagcaggagggagagaggttCAGGCAGGGAAGGGGGTACACAGGGGTTAAGGGGACCGAGGGAAGTGTGGCCCctgaaagagaggctgggatgtgTGCAGGCCACTGATCCCTTCTCCTCTCTGTTCCTGCCCTCCAGTCCTACCAGAATCGGCAGTCCTGTGTGACGGGGGCTGTTGGGGGCCAGCAGGAGGATGAGGACAGCAGTGATTCGGAGGTGGCCGATTCCCCCAGCAGCGACGAGAGACGCATCATCGAGACCCCCCCACACCACTACTAAGGCCTACACCTCTCCCCACGCAGAGGGAGAATTCTGCCCTGGTGAAACAGACACTCCAGACATGGGAGAAGGACTTTCTGGGAACACAGAGACCAAGAGGGAGAGAGGCTTCAGAACCAGTCCTCCTTTCATTTCAAAACCCCAGCGGGCCCTCTGGAGTCCGCCCTGCCCCTCCCCCGGCCCCACCTTCCCTCACCTCTGGGCTGTCATGCTCCTGGTGTGCCCCTTGCACTGGGGCTGGCTGGGTTGGAAAGTGGGCTGGACTTCAGCTGCCTTTCTACCCCCAATGGCAGCTGCCCCCTTAGCACTCACTGTGTTGGGGAGAGGGTGACGATTGCaatggctggggctggggctgggggtgggattGAAGGaaaccctctcctctccccttcccttctctctcctgtcCATGGGAAGCTTTTCCCCCTCTGCAGGGCTCCCTCAGCTGGACCATCGTCCCTGCTTCTCTTATGATCGCCCCACCTCATTTCCATTTCAGTCTGGGGACCCCGTTTCTCCCTCCTTTCcaacttccttcctttcttgtccTGTTTCCCTTCCTGCCCTTGCAGTCCTGAGGTCCTGCAGCCCCGGCCCCTCCTCCGTGACCTGGTGTGGTCAGGCTGCGGGGACGGGAGGGGACGTGGGGGCCCcgggtgtatatatataatgtatattttttcaaTGTTGTCGTGAGTGCAGCCCATGTTCCTGCGTGCAGCTCACGgccttgtgtgtatgtgtgtgtgtgtgtgtgtgtgtgtgaggcatCGTCATGtcctggggcaggggcggggggatGGGTGTGGTGAGGGAGGGGACATATCCTAGGGttttcaaataaaacaatcagaaaaaaaaaaaaagctctgtgaGGCGCCTCCTGCCTGCCTGGTCCTGTGTGAGTGTGGTGGAGGCTCTGGGGCCTCAGGGGCTGTTTGGGTCTCTGCACAGAGCTGAAGTGAGGTGGGCAGGGCTAGTGATCTTGGGGGCCTGACCAGGTAAGTCCCCAGGATGCCAGATCACCTGGAAAGTAAGCTGGGGGCAGATGGTTCCCACACCTCCCTTCCTTCAGCACCCCCTGGAAAAGTACAGAAGATTCAGGGAATGCTATGGACACCTGGGCAGATGCCCAGTGCCTTGCAGGGGTGCTGCCAACCCCGCCCCACAACTTGGAACATTTTGCCTGTGCACATGGGCTCCCTGCTGGGCGTCCCCAGGGAGAAGGCAGGCAACCCTGCTATTTGTACCAGAGGGATCTGGAGACTGTTCGAGGCTGACCCTTTCCTGCTAGCCAAGGCTCAGACCCAGGGGGTGTCTGCCTGCCTTGCCCATGTCCTTGTGGCTGCCTCACATGGCTGCTTAGTGGCCTCCGCCCTCTCCATGCTGGCCCAGCCCCTGGCCTGACAGCAGGCAGAGTCTGGCCCTTCCGCAGCCTTTTGGGCCACTAGTTCTCTGACCCAGGTCTTACTTAAGCCCCAGGTGATAAAGGATGATAACCCCAAGGGGTTATTTCAGAAGAGTGAACTGCTGGTGGGAGCATCCCTCTGGTGCTGTCCTGGCCCAGGAAATACCAGGGATCCAAGTCTTAGTTCCTTCCTGCAGCATGACAGGGTAGGGCATCCTTAGGCTCTTCCTGGTTCTCTGCGGCTGCCTGTAGCACAgttggggtggaggtgggtgcTCCGCCTGACGCCCGTTCTGACATCCACCAGGTGCCTTGTCCTTGCCCATGGCCGCAAACTCCCAGTTGTATGTTGATGCCTCCATATTTTTATCTCCCACCTGAATCTCTCTCCTAACTCACATTTGCAACTACCTATTGGCATATCCACCTGCCCTTCCTGTGCCTCAGACTCCACCTTTCCCCGACTTCTCTGTGACCTATCCCTATCACCTTTCACCCATTCGCCTATGCCAGAAATCTGGGAGTCAGTCTagattcctccctctccctcaacCCCATGGCCAAATGGTGATGAAACCCTGTCGTTCTTACCCCTTAAAAATCTCTCCAATAGGTCTTTTGCTTTCTATTCCCCTTACTGCTGCCGCCGCCTTGACCTGTACCCTCTGTGTTTTTGCCTGGTCTGTGGCAAGAGCCTCCCACCTGCCTCCCACCTGCCTCCCACCTGTCCTCCCACCTGTCCTCCCACCTCTCCTCCCACCTGCCTCCCACCTGCCTCCCACCTGCCTCCCACCTGTCCTCGTCTCCTATGCCTTGCTCTACTCCACCCCGTCCTCAACTCTGGATCTCAGTGGCCTTTCTCAAGTGCAACTCTGGTTGGACCACTCTCCGGTAGAGCAACTTTCCTACCTCCTTGTCAGGCCTGGGTCAAGTCCTGACACCTTAGCCCCTTAACCAGGTGGGGCAGGtcctgccttcctccttctctggcctcTTTGCGGCCACCACCCCTGCACCCCTGTGGTGGGGTCACAGAAATCACATATGCttcccacacacaccctgctttcTCGCCTCTGTGTCTGCATGtattgttccctctgcctggcatgTCCCTTACCCATTGTGTGCCTGGCAGTCTTCTACTATCACTGAAGACCCGGTTCAAGAGTTGCCTCTACCAGGAGTTCTGCTGTGCTCTGGGAGCCCTTATTCACGCCTCCATGATGGTATTGACTACAAAGCTGAGGGACATGTCTGTCTCTCCACAGATTCTCTGTATCTCCAGCAACTTGcatagggcctggcacacagtaggagctCAGTCAGTGGTGACTGAGGTGATGTGTATGGCTCTCAGAATCAGGGAAGACTCACTGgtaggaagagagaggagagctCCGTTGGTGGCCCATGGCATGGGAGGTCCAAGGCTGAGCATGGCCAAGCAGACGCCCTGTAGTGGCCTCTCCCGTAGTCTAGGTCTGCCTAGATGCCAAGCTGATGTTGTGGGGTCTGAGGCAATACTGCATAGGAGACCGCCTTGCCTGTCTACCTAGAGTCTTCCAGAGGCTCAAAAGGTCACAGACTTCAGACATCTGAGAGCTTTGGCTCTCAAAGGGgcttgagagtttttattaataGTTTGTGGTCCTGAATTTCAGTGGGTGAAATTCAGCCCCCTCCTCCTTCTTGTCATCGTCTTAGTCCTCACCTACCCTGTCTCGGAGATGCAGCTTCCCATGAAGAGGAGCAGAAGCCAAGCGGGTTctactatttttgtgtgtgtccttGACACTTGAGGCTTGGGGGTCCTTATTCACTTCTAGCTCAAGTCTCAGGGATAGGGGCCGTGGGTAAGAAGGCAAGCTTGCCATGAACTCTGCTTCCCTCTTGATGCACACGCCCCTGCAGACTGCCACAAAGTAGCATATGTCCTTCTCTTAGTGTCTGCCC
The sequence above is a segment of the Pan paniscus chromosome 10, NHGRI_mPanPan1-v2.0_pri, whole genome shotgun sequence genome. Coding sequences within it:
- the LOC103786362 gene encoding uncharacterized protein LOC103786362; this translates as MHCGQGCAPMWGVVTQLPVRALGLEVRVWGLYLHLLSLGLRAFLLFFLVLLRELCVCVQEAGRAVLMAARSVALTAHVCSVYVFLQGVAWSAQLVGSWVMLHIWLYRALLETPKRVPLLPQCEQAARWLVWASMQAGKGLARVWGVATFVQLCAHTVFLSMYLCMHICFAAISSKVRVRVNALFCVSVPLKVHAPLSLGIKVGLQGQKHGRATGEAGMPQGEMLGKQEPQTSRSPKPTRRREVSRSELSPGG